In the genome of Vanacampus margaritifer isolate UIUO_Vmar chromosome 1, RoL_Vmar_1.0, whole genome shotgun sequence, one region contains:
- the abi2b gene encoding abl interactor 2b isoform X13 → MAELQMLLEEEIPAGRSALLDSFTNLERVAEYCESNYVQSPDKQRALEETKNYTTQSLASVAYLINTLANNVLQMLDIQASQLRRMESSINHISQTVDIHKEKVARREIGILTTNKNTSRTHKIIAPANPERPVRYIRKPIDYNLLDDMGHGVKASAQSMKAGGGGGLPRTNPPTQKPPSPPMSGKGTLGSGSSGGSHPSSSRSSSRENSGSGSVGVPIAVPTPAPPTAFPGAPQFYSMNRPVQPTQNAHVGGSLPYRRPSSVTGQPNTPPNQIQLNGGPHFAQNQVSDVPPPPPLADEPVFEDATPPPPPPEDYEDDDDDEEEEESAVVEYSDPYAEEDPPWAPRSYLEKVVAIYDYSRDKEDELSFQEGAIIYVIKKNDDGWYEGVMNETTGLFPGNYVESIMHYAD, encoded by the exons ATGGCGGAGCTACAAATGCTTTTAGAAGAGGAGATTCCAGCAGGTCGCAGCGCACTGCTGGATAGTTTCACTAATTTGGAAAGAGTCGCCGAATATTGTGAGAGCAACTATGTCCAG TCTCCAGATAAGCAGCGAGCACTGGAGGAAACCAAGAACTACACCACTCAGTCGCTGGCCAGCGTGGCCTACCTGATCAACACGCTGGCCAACAATGTCCTGCAGATGCTGGACATCCAGGCTTCGCAGCTACGCCGCATGGAGTCTTCTATCAACCACATCTCTCAG ACGGTGGACATTCACAAAGAGAAGGTGGCCAGGCGGGAGATTGGGATCCTCACCACCAACAAGAACACATCTCGCACACACAAGATCATCGCCCCGGCCAATCCAGAAAGGCCTGTGCGCTACATCCGCAAGCCTATCGACTACAACCTGTTGGATGACATGGGCCATGGAGTCAag GCCAGTGCTCAGAGCATGAAAGCCGGTGGTGGAGGTGGACTCCCTCGCACGAACCCCCCAACACAGAAGCCGCCCAGCCCACCGATGAGTGGGAAAGGGACTCTTGG CAGCGGGAGCAGCGGAGGCAGCCACCCCAGCAGCAGTCGCAGCAGCAGCCGGGAGAACAGCGGCAGCGGCAGTGTGGGCGTGCCCATCGCCGTGCCCACCCCAGCCCCGCCCACTGCCTTCCCAG GTGCTCCTCAGTTCTACAGCATGAACCGCCCGGTGCAGCCGACCCAGAATGCTCACGTAGGAGGATCGCTACCGTACCGGCGCCCCTCGTCTGTCACTGGCCAACCTAACACGCCACCGAATCAGATCCAGCTCAACGGTGGACCGCACTTTGCCCAGAATCAAG TCTCAGATGTGCCACCGCCGCCACCCCTTGCAGACGAGCCAGTCTTTGAGGACGCTACACCACCTCCTCCCCCACCGGAAGACtacgaggatgatgatgatgatgaagaagaagaggagtcGGCGGTGGTGGAGTATAGCGACCCGTACGCAGAGGAGGACCCGCCCTGGGCGCCACGAAGCTACCTGGAGAAAG TGGTGGCCATCTACGACTACAGTCGGGACAAAGAAGACGAGCTGTCCTTCCAGGAGGGCGCCATTATCTACGTGATCAAGAAGAACGACGACGGCTGGTACGAGGGTGTGATGAACGAAACCACGGGCCTCTTCCCGGGCAACTACGTCGAATCCATCATGCACTACGCTGATTGA
- the abi2b gene encoding abl interactor 2b isoform X12, translated as MAELQMLLEEEIPAGRSALLDSFTNLERVAEYCESNYVQSPDKQRALEETKNYTTQSLASVAYLINTLANNVLQMLDIQASQLRRMESSINHISQTVDIHKEKVARREIGILTTNKNTSRTHKIIAPANPERPVRYIRKPIDYNLLDDMGHGVKASAQSMKAGGGGGLPRTNPPTQKPPSPPMSGKGTLGSGSSGGSHPSSSRSSSRENSGSGSVGVPIAVPTPAPPTAFPGAPQFYSMNRPVQPTQNAHVGGSLPYRRPSSVTGQPNTPPNQIQLNGGPHFAQNQGPLAPPPPSMQITPQLPLMGFVARVQETISDVPPPPPLADEPVFEDATPPPPPPEDYEDDDDDEEEEESAVVEYSDPYAEEDPPWAPRSYLEKVVAIYDYSRDKEDELSFQEGAIIYVIKKNDDGWYEGVMNETTGLFPGNYVESIMHYAD; from the exons ATGGCGGAGCTACAAATGCTTTTAGAAGAGGAGATTCCAGCAGGTCGCAGCGCACTGCTGGATAGTTTCACTAATTTGGAAAGAGTCGCCGAATATTGTGAGAGCAACTATGTCCAG TCTCCAGATAAGCAGCGAGCACTGGAGGAAACCAAGAACTACACCACTCAGTCGCTGGCCAGCGTGGCCTACCTGATCAACACGCTGGCCAACAATGTCCTGCAGATGCTGGACATCCAGGCTTCGCAGCTACGCCGCATGGAGTCTTCTATCAACCACATCTCTCAG ACGGTGGACATTCACAAAGAGAAGGTGGCCAGGCGGGAGATTGGGATCCTCACCACCAACAAGAACACATCTCGCACACACAAGATCATCGCCCCGGCCAATCCAGAAAGGCCTGTGCGCTACATCCGCAAGCCTATCGACTACAACCTGTTGGATGACATGGGCCATGGAGTCAag GCCAGTGCTCAGAGCATGAAAGCCGGTGGTGGAGGTGGACTCCCTCGCACGAACCCCCCAACACAGAAGCCGCCCAGCCCACCGATGAGTGGGAAAGGGACTCTTGG CAGCGGGAGCAGCGGAGGCAGCCACCCCAGCAGCAGTCGCAGCAGCAGCCGGGAGAACAGCGGCAGCGGCAGTGTGGGCGTGCCCATCGCCGTGCCCACCCCAGCCCCGCCCACTGCCTTCCCAG GTGCTCCTCAGTTCTACAGCATGAACCGCCCGGTGCAGCCGACCCAGAATGCTCACGTAGGAGGATCGCTACCGTACCGGCGCCCCTCGTCTGTCACTGGCCAACCTAACACGCCACCGAATCAGATCCAGCTCAACGGTGGACCGCACTTTGCCCAGAATCAAG GCCCACTcgcaccccctcccccctccatgCAGATCACCCCACAGCTGCCCCTGATGGGCTTTGTGGCCCGAGTTCAGGAGACCA TCTCAGATGTGCCACCGCCGCCACCCCTTGCAGACGAGCCAGTCTTTGAGGACGCTACACCACCTCCTCCCCCACCGGAAGACtacgaggatgatgatgatgatgaagaagaagaggagtcGGCGGTGGTGGAGTATAGCGACCCGTACGCAGAGGAGGACCCGCCCTGGGCGCCACGAAGCTACCTGGAGAAAG TGGTGGCCATCTACGACTACAGTCGGGACAAAGAAGACGAGCTGTCCTTCCAGGAGGGCGCCATTATCTACGTGATCAAGAAGAACGACGACGGCTGGTACGAGGGTGTGATGAACGAAACCACGGGCCTCTTCCCGGGCAACTACGTCGAATCCATCATGCACTACGCTGATTGA
- the abi2b gene encoding abl interactor 2b isoform X2, translating to MAELQMLLEEEIPAGRSALLDSFTNLERVAEYCESNYVQSPDKQRALEETKNYTTQSLASVAYLINTLANNVLQMLDIQASQLRRMESSINHISQTVDIHKEKVARREIGILTTNKNTSRTHKIIAPANPERPVRYIRKPIDYNLLDDMGHGVKASAQSMKAGGGGGLPRTNPPTQKPPSPPMSGKGTLGRHSPYRTLEPVRPPVVPNDYVSSPTRNMAQPLQSPARNASVNQRNRTYSSGSSGGSHPSSSRSSSRENSGSGSVGVPIAVPTPAPPTAFPAPAPPNTTKAAPNTATTPGPIPLVLDGPPPVDIPHVPPPPPQLPSSAAPTGTGPATYGNAAQGAPQFYSMNRPVQPTQNAHVGGSLPYRRPSSVTGQPNTPPNQIQLNGGPHFAQNQGPLAPPPPSMQITPQLPLMGFVARVQETISDVPPPPPLADEPVFEDATPPPPPPEDYEDDDDDEEEEESAVVEYSDPYAEEDPPWAPRSYLEKVVAIYDYSRDKEDELSFQEGAIIYVIKKNDDGWYEGVMNETTGLFPGNYVESIMHYAD from the exons ATGGCGGAGCTACAAATGCTTTTAGAAGAGGAGATTCCAGCAGGTCGCAGCGCACTGCTGGATAGTTTCACTAATTTGGAAAGAGTCGCCGAATATTGTGAGAGCAACTATGTCCAG TCTCCAGATAAGCAGCGAGCACTGGAGGAAACCAAGAACTACACCACTCAGTCGCTGGCCAGCGTGGCCTACCTGATCAACACGCTGGCCAACAATGTCCTGCAGATGCTGGACATCCAGGCTTCGCAGCTACGCCGCATGGAGTCTTCTATCAACCACATCTCTCAG ACGGTGGACATTCACAAAGAGAAGGTGGCCAGGCGGGAGATTGGGATCCTCACCACCAACAAGAACACATCTCGCACACACAAGATCATCGCCCCGGCCAATCCAGAAAGGCCTGTGCGCTACATCCGCAAGCCTATCGACTACAACCTGTTGGATGACATGGGCCATGGAGTCAag GCCAGTGCTCAGAGCATGAAAGCCGGTGGTGGAGGTGGACTCCCTCGCACGAACCCCCCAACACAGAAGCCGCCCAGCCCACCGATGAGTGGGAAAGGGACTCTTGG GCGACACTCCCCCTATAGGACGCTCGAGCCGGTGCGTCCTCCCGTTGTCCCTAACGACTACGTCTCAAGCCCGACGCGCAACATGGCGCAACCCCTGCAGAGCCCAGCACGCAATGCATCTGTTAATCAGAGGAACCGCACGTACAG CAGCGGGAGCAGCGGAGGCAGCCACCCCAGCAGCAGTCGCAGCAGCAGCCGGGAGAACAGCGGCAGCGGCAGTGTGGGCGTGCCCATCGCCGTGCCCACCCCAGCCCCGCCCACTGCCTTCCCAG CCCCTGCCCCACCTAACACCACTAAAGCTGCACCCAACACTGCCACCACCCCTGGTCCCATACCCCTTGTCCTTGATGGGCCCCCACCTGTCGACATCCCGCATgtacccccaccccctccccagcTCCCTTCCTCAGCAGCCCCCACTGGCACAGGACCCGCTACTTATGGGAACGCTGCACAAG GTGCTCCTCAGTTCTACAGCATGAACCGCCCGGTGCAGCCGACCCAGAATGCTCACGTAGGAGGATCGCTACCGTACCGGCGCCCCTCGTCTGTCACTGGCCAACCTAACACGCCACCGAATCAGATCCAGCTCAACGGTGGACCGCACTTTGCCCAGAATCAAG GCCCACTcgcaccccctcccccctccatgCAGATCACCCCACAGCTGCCCCTGATGGGCTTTGTGGCCCGAGTTCAGGAGACCA TCTCAGATGTGCCACCGCCGCCACCCCTTGCAGACGAGCCAGTCTTTGAGGACGCTACACCACCTCCTCCCCCACCGGAAGACtacgaggatgatgatgatgatgaagaagaagaggagtcGGCGGTGGTGGAGTATAGCGACCCGTACGCAGAGGAGGACCCGCCCTGGGCGCCACGAAGCTACCTGGAGAAAG TGGTGGCCATCTACGACTACAGTCGGGACAAAGAAGACGAGCTGTCCTTCCAGGAGGGCGCCATTATCTACGTGATCAAGAAGAACGACGACGGCTGGTACGAGGGTGTGATGAACGAAACCACGGGCCTCTTCCCGGGCAACTACGTCGAATCCATCATGCACTACGCTGATTGA
- the abi2b gene encoding abl interactor 2b isoform X4, with protein sequence MAELQMLLEEEIPAGRSALLDSFTNLERVAEYCESNYVQSPDKQRALEETKNYTTQSLASVAYLINTLANNVLQMLDIQASQLRRMESSINHISQTVDIHKEKVARREIGILTTNKNTSRTHKIIAPANPERPVRYIRKPIDYNLLDDMGHGVKWLQRFKASAQSMKAGGGGGLPRTNPPTQKPPSPPMSGKGTLGSGSSGGSHPSSSRSSSRENSGSGSVGVPIAVPTPAPPTAFPAPAPPNTTKAAPNTATTPGPIPLVLDGPPPVDIPHVPPPPPQLPSSAAPTGTGPATYGNAAQGAPQFYSMNRPVQPTQNAHVGGSLPYRRPSSVTGQPNTPPNQIQLNGGPHFAQNQGPLAPPPPSMQITPQLPLMGFVARVQETISDVPPPPPLADEPVFEDATPPPPPPEDYEDDDDDEEEEESAVVEYSDPYAEEDPPWAPRSYLEKVVAIYDYSRDKEDELSFQEGAIIYVIKKNDDGWYEGVMNETTGLFPGNYVESIMHYAD encoded by the exons ATGGCGGAGCTACAAATGCTTTTAGAAGAGGAGATTCCAGCAGGTCGCAGCGCACTGCTGGATAGTTTCACTAATTTGGAAAGAGTCGCCGAATATTGTGAGAGCAACTATGTCCAG TCTCCAGATAAGCAGCGAGCACTGGAGGAAACCAAGAACTACACCACTCAGTCGCTGGCCAGCGTGGCCTACCTGATCAACACGCTGGCCAACAATGTCCTGCAGATGCTGGACATCCAGGCTTCGCAGCTACGCCGCATGGAGTCTTCTATCAACCACATCTCTCAG ACGGTGGACATTCACAAAGAGAAGGTGGCCAGGCGGGAGATTGGGATCCTCACCACCAACAAGAACACATCTCGCACACACAAGATCATCGCCCCGGCCAATCCAGAAAGGCCTGTGCGCTACATCCGCAAGCCTATCGACTACAACCTGTTGGATGACATGGGCCATGGAGTCAag TGGTTGCAAAGGTTTAAG GCCAGTGCTCAGAGCATGAAAGCCGGTGGTGGAGGTGGACTCCCTCGCACGAACCCCCCAACACAGAAGCCGCCCAGCCCACCGATGAGTGGGAAAGGGACTCTTGG CAGCGGGAGCAGCGGAGGCAGCCACCCCAGCAGCAGTCGCAGCAGCAGCCGGGAGAACAGCGGCAGCGGCAGTGTGGGCGTGCCCATCGCCGTGCCCACCCCAGCCCCGCCCACTGCCTTCCCAG CCCCTGCCCCACCTAACACCACTAAAGCTGCACCCAACACTGCCACCACCCCTGGTCCCATACCCCTTGTCCTTGATGGGCCCCCACCTGTCGACATCCCGCATgtacccccaccccctccccagcTCCCTTCCTCAGCAGCCCCCACTGGCACAGGACCCGCTACTTATGGGAACGCTGCACAAG GTGCTCCTCAGTTCTACAGCATGAACCGCCCGGTGCAGCCGACCCAGAATGCTCACGTAGGAGGATCGCTACCGTACCGGCGCCCCTCGTCTGTCACTGGCCAACCTAACACGCCACCGAATCAGATCCAGCTCAACGGTGGACCGCACTTTGCCCAGAATCAAG GCCCACTcgcaccccctcccccctccatgCAGATCACCCCACAGCTGCCCCTGATGGGCTTTGTGGCCCGAGTTCAGGAGACCA TCTCAGATGTGCCACCGCCGCCACCCCTTGCAGACGAGCCAGTCTTTGAGGACGCTACACCACCTCCTCCCCCACCGGAAGACtacgaggatgatgatgatgatgaagaagaagaggagtcGGCGGTGGTGGAGTATAGCGACCCGTACGCAGAGGAGGACCCGCCCTGGGCGCCACGAAGCTACCTGGAGAAAG TGGTGGCCATCTACGACTACAGTCGGGACAAAGAAGACGAGCTGTCCTTCCAGGAGGGCGCCATTATCTACGTGATCAAGAAGAACGACGACGGCTGGTACGAGGGTGTGATGAACGAAACCACGGGCCTCTTCCCGGGCAACTACGTCGAATCCATCATGCACTACGCTGATTGA
- the abi2b gene encoding abl interactor 2b isoform X6, whose product MAELQMLLEEEIPAGRSALLDSFTNLERVAEYCESNYVQSPDKQRALEETKNYTTQSLASVAYLINTLANNVLQMLDIQASQLRRMESSINHISQTVDIHKEKVARREIGILTTNKNTSRTHKIIAPANPERPVRYIRKPIDYNLLDDMGHGVKASAQSMKAGGGGGLPRTNPPTQKPPSPPMSGKGTLGSGSSGGSHPSSSRSSSRENSGSGSVGVPIAVPTPAPPTAFPAPAPPNTTKAAPNTATTPGPIPLVLDGPPPVDIPHVPPPPPQLPSSAAPTGTGPATYGNAAQGAPQFYSMNRPVQPTQNAHVGGSLPYRRPSSVTGQPNTPPNQIQLNGGPHFAQNQGPLAPPPPSMQITPQLPLMGFVARVQETISDVPPPPPLADEPVFEDATPPPPPPEDYEDDDDDEEEEESAVVEYSDPYAEEDPPWAPRSYLEKVVAIYDYSRDKEDELSFQEGAIIYVIKKNDDGWYEGVMNETTGLFPGNYVESIMHYAD is encoded by the exons ATGGCGGAGCTACAAATGCTTTTAGAAGAGGAGATTCCAGCAGGTCGCAGCGCACTGCTGGATAGTTTCACTAATTTGGAAAGAGTCGCCGAATATTGTGAGAGCAACTATGTCCAG TCTCCAGATAAGCAGCGAGCACTGGAGGAAACCAAGAACTACACCACTCAGTCGCTGGCCAGCGTGGCCTACCTGATCAACACGCTGGCCAACAATGTCCTGCAGATGCTGGACATCCAGGCTTCGCAGCTACGCCGCATGGAGTCTTCTATCAACCACATCTCTCAG ACGGTGGACATTCACAAAGAGAAGGTGGCCAGGCGGGAGATTGGGATCCTCACCACCAACAAGAACACATCTCGCACACACAAGATCATCGCCCCGGCCAATCCAGAAAGGCCTGTGCGCTACATCCGCAAGCCTATCGACTACAACCTGTTGGATGACATGGGCCATGGAGTCAag GCCAGTGCTCAGAGCATGAAAGCCGGTGGTGGAGGTGGACTCCCTCGCACGAACCCCCCAACACAGAAGCCGCCCAGCCCACCGATGAGTGGGAAAGGGACTCTTGG CAGCGGGAGCAGCGGAGGCAGCCACCCCAGCAGCAGTCGCAGCAGCAGCCGGGAGAACAGCGGCAGCGGCAGTGTGGGCGTGCCCATCGCCGTGCCCACCCCAGCCCCGCCCACTGCCTTCCCAG CCCCTGCCCCACCTAACACCACTAAAGCTGCACCCAACACTGCCACCACCCCTGGTCCCATACCCCTTGTCCTTGATGGGCCCCCACCTGTCGACATCCCGCATgtacccccaccccctccccagcTCCCTTCCTCAGCAGCCCCCACTGGCACAGGACCCGCTACTTATGGGAACGCTGCACAAG GTGCTCCTCAGTTCTACAGCATGAACCGCCCGGTGCAGCCGACCCAGAATGCTCACGTAGGAGGATCGCTACCGTACCGGCGCCCCTCGTCTGTCACTGGCCAACCTAACACGCCACCGAATCAGATCCAGCTCAACGGTGGACCGCACTTTGCCCAGAATCAAG GCCCACTcgcaccccctcccccctccatgCAGATCACCCCACAGCTGCCCCTGATGGGCTTTGTGGCCCGAGTTCAGGAGACCA TCTCAGATGTGCCACCGCCGCCACCCCTTGCAGACGAGCCAGTCTTTGAGGACGCTACACCACCTCCTCCCCCACCGGAAGACtacgaggatgatgatgatgatgaagaagaagaggagtcGGCGGTGGTGGAGTATAGCGACCCGTACGCAGAGGAGGACCCGCCCTGGGCGCCACGAAGCTACCTGGAGAAAG TGGTGGCCATCTACGACTACAGTCGGGACAAAGAAGACGAGCTGTCCTTCCAGGAGGGCGCCATTATCTACGTGATCAAGAAGAACGACGACGGCTGGTACGAGGGTGTGATGAACGAAACCACGGGCCTCTTCCCGGGCAACTACGTCGAATCCATCATGCACTACGCTGATTGA
- the abi2b gene encoding abl interactor 2b isoform X10: protein MAELQMLLEEEIPAGRSALLDSFTNLERVAEYCESNYVQSPDKQRALEETKNYTTQSLASVAYLINTLANNVLQMLDIQASQLRRMESSINHISQTVDIHKEKVARREIGILTTNKNTSRTHKIIAPANPERPVRYIRKPIDYNLLDDMGHGVKASAQSMKAGGGGGLPRTNPPTQKPPSPPMSGKGTLGRHSPYRTLEPVRPPVVPNDYVSSPTRNMAQPLQSPARNASVNQRNRTYSSGSSGGSHPSSSRSSSRENSGSGSVGVPIAVPTPAPPTAFPGAPQFYSMNRPVQPTQNAHVGGSLPYRRPSSVTGQPNTPPNQIQLNGGPHFAQNQVSDVPPPPPLADEPVFEDATPPPPPPEDYEDDDDDEEEEESAVVEYSDPYAEEDPPWAPRSYLEKVVAIYDYSRDKEDELSFQEGAIIYVIKKNDDGWYEGVMNETTGLFPGNYVESIMHYAD, encoded by the exons ATGGCGGAGCTACAAATGCTTTTAGAAGAGGAGATTCCAGCAGGTCGCAGCGCACTGCTGGATAGTTTCACTAATTTGGAAAGAGTCGCCGAATATTGTGAGAGCAACTATGTCCAG TCTCCAGATAAGCAGCGAGCACTGGAGGAAACCAAGAACTACACCACTCAGTCGCTGGCCAGCGTGGCCTACCTGATCAACACGCTGGCCAACAATGTCCTGCAGATGCTGGACATCCAGGCTTCGCAGCTACGCCGCATGGAGTCTTCTATCAACCACATCTCTCAG ACGGTGGACATTCACAAAGAGAAGGTGGCCAGGCGGGAGATTGGGATCCTCACCACCAACAAGAACACATCTCGCACACACAAGATCATCGCCCCGGCCAATCCAGAAAGGCCTGTGCGCTACATCCGCAAGCCTATCGACTACAACCTGTTGGATGACATGGGCCATGGAGTCAag GCCAGTGCTCAGAGCATGAAAGCCGGTGGTGGAGGTGGACTCCCTCGCACGAACCCCCCAACACAGAAGCCGCCCAGCCCACCGATGAGTGGGAAAGGGACTCTTGG GCGACACTCCCCCTATAGGACGCTCGAGCCGGTGCGTCCTCCCGTTGTCCCTAACGACTACGTCTCAAGCCCGACGCGCAACATGGCGCAACCCCTGCAGAGCCCAGCACGCAATGCATCTGTTAATCAGAGGAACCGCACGTACAG CAGCGGGAGCAGCGGAGGCAGCCACCCCAGCAGCAGTCGCAGCAGCAGCCGGGAGAACAGCGGCAGCGGCAGTGTGGGCGTGCCCATCGCCGTGCCCACCCCAGCCCCGCCCACTGCCTTCCCAG GTGCTCCTCAGTTCTACAGCATGAACCGCCCGGTGCAGCCGACCCAGAATGCTCACGTAGGAGGATCGCTACCGTACCGGCGCCCCTCGTCTGTCACTGGCCAACCTAACACGCCACCGAATCAGATCCAGCTCAACGGTGGACCGCACTTTGCCCAGAATCAAG TCTCAGATGTGCCACCGCCGCCACCCCTTGCAGACGAGCCAGTCTTTGAGGACGCTACACCACCTCCTCCCCCACCGGAAGACtacgaggatgatgatgatgatgaagaagaagaggagtcGGCGGTGGTGGAGTATAGCGACCCGTACGCAGAGGAGGACCCGCCCTGGGCGCCACGAAGCTACCTGGAGAAAG TGGTGGCCATCTACGACTACAGTCGGGACAAAGAAGACGAGCTGTCCTTCCAGGAGGGCGCCATTATCTACGTGATCAAGAAGAACGACGACGGCTGGTACGAGGGTGTGATGAACGAAACCACGGGCCTCTTCCCGGGCAACTACGTCGAATCCATCATGCACTACGCTGATTGA
- the abi2b gene encoding abl interactor 2b isoform X5, translating to MAELQMLLEEEIPAGRSALLDSFTNLERVAEYCESNYVQSPDKQRALEETKNYTTQSLASVAYLINTLANNVLQMLDIQASQLRRMESSINHISQTVDIHKEKVARREIGILTTNKNTSRTHKIIAPANPERPVRYIRKPIDYNLLDDMGHGVKWLQRFKASAQSMKAGGGGGLPRTNPPTQKPPSPPMSGKGTLGGSSGGSHPSSSRSSSRENSGSGSVGVPIAVPTPAPPTAFPAPAPPNTTKAAPNTATTPGPIPLVLDGPPPVDIPHVPPPPPQLPSSAAPTGTGPATYGNAAQGAPQFYSMNRPVQPTQNAHVGGSLPYRRPSSVTGQPNTPPNQIQLNGGPHFAQNQGPLAPPPPSMQITPQLPLMGFVARVQETISDVPPPPPLADEPVFEDATPPPPPPEDYEDDDDDEEEEESAVVEYSDPYAEEDPPWAPRSYLEKVVAIYDYSRDKEDELSFQEGAIIYVIKKNDDGWYEGVMNETTGLFPGNYVESIMHYAD from the exons ATGGCGGAGCTACAAATGCTTTTAGAAGAGGAGATTCCAGCAGGTCGCAGCGCACTGCTGGATAGTTTCACTAATTTGGAAAGAGTCGCCGAATATTGTGAGAGCAACTATGTCCAG TCTCCAGATAAGCAGCGAGCACTGGAGGAAACCAAGAACTACACCACTCAGTCGCTGGCCAGCGTGGCCTACCTGATCAACACGCTGGCCAACAATGTCCTGCAGATGCTGGACATCCAGGCTTCGCAGCTACGCCGCATGGAGTCTTCTATCAACCACATCTCTCAG ACGGTGGACATTCACAAAGAGAAGGTGGCCAGGCGGGAGATTGGGATCCTCACCACCAACAAGAACACATCTCGCACACACAAGATCATCGCCCCGGCCAATCCAGAAAGGCCTGTGCGCTACATCCGCAAGCCTATCGACTACAACCTGTTGGATGACATGGGCCATGGAGTCAag TGGTTGCAAAGGTTTAAG GCCAGTGCTCAGAGCATGAAAGCCGGTGGTGGAGGTGGACTCCCTCGCACGAACCCCCCAACACAGAAGCCGCCCAGCCCACCGATGAGTGGGAAAGGGACTCTTGG CGGGAGCAGCGGAGGCAGCCACCCCAGCAGCAGTCGCAGCAGCAGCCGGGAGAACAGCGGCAGCGGCAGTGTGGGCGTGCCCATCGCCGTGCCCACCCCAGCCCCGCCCACTGCCTTCCCAG CCCCTGCCCCACCTAACACCACTAAAGCTGCACCCAACACTGCCACCACCCCTGGTCCCATACCCCTTGTCCTTGATGGGCCCCCACCTGTCGACATCCCGCATgtacccccaccccctccccagcTCCCTTCCTCAGCAGCCCCCACTGGCACAGGACCCGCTACTTATGGGAACGCTGCACAAG GTGCTCCTCAGTTCTACAGCATGAACCGCCCGGTGCAGCCGACCCAGAATGCTCACGTAGGAGGATCGCTACCGTACCGGCGCCCCTCGTCTGTCACTGGCCAACCTAACACGCCACCGAATCAGATCCAGCTCAACGGTGGACCGCACTTTGCCCAGAATCAAG GCCCACTcgcaccccctcccccctccatgCAGATCACCCCACAGCTGCCCCTGATGGGCTTTGTGGCCCGAGTTCAGGAGACCA TCTCAGATGTGCCACCGCCGCCACCCCTTGCAGACGAGCCAGTCTTTGAGGACGCTACACCACCTCCTCCCCCACCGGAAGACtacgaggatgatgatgatgatgaagaagaagaggagtcGGCGGTGGTGGAGTATAGCGACCCGTACGCAGAGGAGGACCCGCCCTGGGCGCCACGAAGCTACCTGGAGAAAG TGGTGGCCATCTACGACTACAGTCGGGACAAAGAAGACGAGCTGTCCTTCCAGGAGGGCGCCATTATCTACGTGATCAAGAAGAACGACGACGGCTGGTACGAGGGTGTGATGAACGAAACCACGGGCCTCTTCCCGGGCAACTACGTCGAATCCATCATGCACTACGCTGATTGA